The genomic interval GGCTTCAGAGCGAGGCCCATTTTTGTCGAGCCTATGATGGCAAGTCTTTTAAGGGAACGTCTGGCAGTCGTTCGAGCCTTCACCGTAACTGGAGTCGATTATTGCGGACCCTTCTTCTATAAGTCGGAAGTTCGTACGAGGCCATCCATCAAGTGCTAGGCACGCCCATTACTCTCACTTTCAGAGAAcccagcagatctagatgtcCTGCCTCCTGCTCATCTATTGCATGGTGGTCCTTCATCACCCATCATCGAGCCATGGCTGGCAGCGTGTACCGCAGCTACAACAGGTGTTCTGGGCTCGATGGCGTGAAGAGTACCTCACCTCGCTACAACAGCGTTCTAAATGGCGCACTCAAACACAAGCGTTCTGCATTAACGATATGGTGCTAGTTAATGACGAAAATCTGCCTCCCATGCGGTGGCCGCTTGGTAGGATAGTTAACTTGATTCCTGGGAAGGATAGAATCAGTCGTGTATCTGATATGAAGACCACGGCTGGAAACATCCGAAGAGCGGCAATCAATCTGTGTCTGCTGCCCCTCAAGGATTCTGCTTAAAGTCAggcttccaacggggggagtatgttggattctgcagcagcctcatcaaattagcataagcaaacattcatgTAAACATAAGAAGACGTAGTAATTTTGGTCTAGTGGAACAgctgtttattataaacaaggttggcaagcctttcttgcacttgtcgcagctgatataaattgcatttttcttttttgtctgCTCTCTCTGTTCGTTGTTGATCCAAttctgagccacagccaaataaccATATAATCTACATAAATTTTCCTTATAGCCTGAATTATAACGTGTTGTTGTGAAAGGCCAAAATTTACTTATATTTTGGTTTAGGTTCTAAGCAGTTGGTAAAAACATTAGTAACTCAACAATATCCTTATGAACTTACTGTTTTTTACCTTttttatatcctgaacccattaaaaatgggtatatgggtatattgtatttgtgcaaaatgcaaatgtatgtaacaggcagaaggaagcatctccgaccccataatgtatatatattctattctattcatCAATAGCCGTGTCGATCTTgtcatgtccgtctatctgtccgtccgttcgtccatATGTATAATCGCacggatctcagaacctataagagtaagagacttgaaattgtaGATATAGGTCCTCCTAGAACCCTCGCAGATCCAGTTTTCCGATAAACGtcaacttactccgtttccaagcaatcgataaaaatcgatatcgattatctgtttttgggcaacttggttaaataataataagaaggaagaatctccgactccataaagtacatatattcttgatcagcatcaacagccgagtcgatccagttgtgtctgtctgtccgtccgtccgagTGACGCTATTGGAGACTACATCTAAGCAAAAGGTTGAAAGTAGCaaaaagtgttcttaagtaaaattaaaaataatcttaatttgctatattaattgaaaaaaaaggctatcttcggcacaccgaagatctaatacccttgcaaagcCAATCTTTTCATAATACTTATGGTGCTTTGCCCATATCTAAGAAGCACGGGGAacagttaatgccgagtttgggcaagagaCTAAGTCCGTGCGCCAGGTCCAGGGCCGGACAGGGACGCCGCGGCGTCCTGCTTGATTGCCAGGCGCGATAAATGCCGTGAGCTCGTGTTACCAAACTTGTGGTCAGCTCCTGTCTCTGGCTCGGGCTCTGTAACTGGAACTGGAattggcactggcactgggaGTGGGACTAAGAGAGGGGCGTGTGGCATGGCACAGTTGGTGGCAGAAGCGACAGAGCCAAAAGTGGTAGAATTTGTAACCGTGGCAAGCATAAACAGAACTCAATTGATTGACGCAGGTTTCGCTTAAGAGGGGCCTTTTTAAACATGGGAAAAGGTGCTCTTTCATCAGTAGTGTACAAAATGTCATTATGTTGcataagaataaaataaaaagttacaattacatttgcgtctttaaaaacaacatttaattgcTATTAAAGCCTGATAATAacctttttaatatataaaataaactcatttttataaactacaaaaaaaacatacaaatacaaataaagttCGTTGATAAcgaattataattaaaaatataaccCTCTTGttccaacattaaatgcatatatatattgtatattagaAGACACGTATAGAGTAtgttgactctagctcttattaaattaaatcttaccaaaattgcccaaaaaacaggatatcgatatcgattttatcgattgcttggaaacggagtaaattatcgattatcggcaACAAATCCGATCTGCGCGGCCACTAGGACCCCCCACATCTAAAATGTCAagtatctagctcttataggttctgagatccttgcgttcatacgtacggacagacggacagacagacagacggacatggctagatcgactcggctattggtgctgatcaagaatatatatactttatgggttcggagatgcttctttctgcctgttacatacatttggatttcgcacaaatacaatatacccttatacccatttttaatgggttcagggtaaaaaaattgaaaaaaaggaCAAATAAGAAGGTTCTTACAAGTGGAAACTAAGAAGCATTTCGATAGGTCTATGATAGAGATACCTATTTTAAAGAAAGAATTCAACAATTCGTCTCAAGTAAGCATATATGAATGCGGGGCAACTCTAATCGAGGCCACAACAATAATGTCCTAGTTACGCAACACTAGACACGAATAAGGTTCACACCATCAATCTCAACCTCAATAATTTGTATCATTTTATCATGTAGCAACAGGTAAAAAACTCGTTTTTTTAATAGATACAGGTGCGgacattacaattttaaaagaaagttCTGATTTTTTCAATGACATTCAAAATGATAATAGAATCAATATTCAAGGCATAAGTCAAGAAATTATATAATCTAAGGGCTTAACCTCAATTGAACTACAGACAAATCAATGCATAATTCTACACAATTTCCATATAGTAGATCCGCATTTTGCAATACCAAGCGACGAAATAATAGggattaattttataaaaaaatatccaTTGGCAATTAGATTTCGAACCGACAGAAGATTGGCTTATAATCAGACCCAATAATCTAAATTTTCCAATTCATGTTCCAATAACATGTTGTTCTGGTAATACCAGCTTTTACCAGCAAGATCACAAGTTGTCCGAAAAATCGATCTAATTCCAAACCAGAAAATTCAAACTGgtatttatgttgcaaacacCGTTGCAACCACTCAAAACGCTTTAGTCCGAGAACTGAACACCACCAATACCGATCAACTAATTAGtataaataatcttaattgTGAATCACTTTCGACCTACGAAGTGGTTCAAACAAACAATGGAAGTAGAAAAGAAGAAGTCATGTCTCGACTATCCCAAAATTGTCCACCACAGCTTAAagcaaaatttattattttgaatatttcaacTCTCTAACCCataggttctgatatccttgcgttcatacatacggacggacagacagacgggcatagCTAGaacgactcggctattgatgctgatcaagaatatatatacattatgaggtcggagatgcttccttctgcctgttacaaacatttacatttgcacaaaaaaaattatatatgaaagTAAATATTTGCGTCGACTTAACAATAGATATTTtctacggagccaacctcagtacaaaAATTACAATCATATGTCAACACAATTTTGGGATAGGTTATGCTTGTATATCATTgtctgagacaagaacttttctcgagcatacactgtccaaaaacaaaagtaagtCAATCTGTTACAGAAAATAGCAACTTATTGCACAAGTTGCGCcttttttacaaattattcaattcttaaattttcttgTAAAATTTATCGTTagtatctagggtaatatagcatttaaataaagtatacatatcaTGGATAAGCCaaaagcactttgcgtcgatcgtaagttcacAATTTTTTCGCTtgatgtacttcgaaaacgaagcgacgcaaagtaCCATCGACCAGCTTTTCTGAAAGCATTTGAACAGCCTGTCGGCTAACAAGTCGTGCGAAATCGTAAAAGCCAGTTTAGGAAGGCAGGCCAGAACTTTTACGTCACATgaatatgtatgaaaaaacatttttgttcatcaagatatctctagcaaactcgaaatttttagtttcactttgagattggaccactatatgatatatatgaaaaatcctattaagatctggcCGCATCACCATACAGTtgccatagaaacaatcgggcgaaaattattttgttgtatgaagaagaatttttgtttatcaatatatcttgaccaaacttgaaatttattagttttactatgctcctcatatatatgaaaacttCTATAAAGAtctgactactatatcatattcgTAATTATCATAATATCTCGATCAAACtcggcagttattagtttttctaggTGCcgcatataaatacaaaatcctactaagatcTACTTTATCATTTGGCTGCCATAGATACgttcgttcgaaaattaagttgatgtataaaaaacatttttgttcattaagatatcttgtacaaactcggcatttattagttttactatgctcttcatatatatgcaaaattctattacgatcggacGCCTATTACGATCATATgcatagctaccataggatcgatcggtcgatagttaaggttttgtatgaataACTTTTTTGCTTATCATAATATcgtgatcaaactcggcatttattagttttaccaaaGACTATATAAAGTCGGAGAGGGGAAAcaccatacaacaaaatgctattatgtagCTTGATGTTTTGAAAATTTAGAACGAAAACGAAGTCTGTATCATTGCTGTCTCACAgcctaaataaaaatagaatgtaCTCTCAGCTTTGGATCTATGAGGGTCGTGGAAGCAATTATGTtcgtatgcgtgtgaatatacatacttaacagcatatttgaatgtgtggttattcactgctctggcaaagaaATACATTTTCGTAGTTTTCTAGCGCTGATCATGATCCATCCCGAACTTGTGTTGACATATGATATGAATGCATGTTATGCCcgtagaaaatatgtatttttaagttgatgcaattttttacatatgcaatatcctttattaaattatattattatttgttggaTCAAAAGCGTTTTTATGACCTTTTAGGAATATCTCTAGTGGGCGTGTGTGGATGGTATGAAGTTTTAATAAAGGTTTTAGAAATTGATGAGCAACACGACTGACTTCTATGATGATGCTTACAGAGCTGATttcttaacataaattaagatTAAAGGGACCGAGTAATTACAGAGTTCGAAAGAGAGCGAGGCTTCGTACATGTGTATGAGTGCTTATGACATTCAAATAGAAGAGAATAAGCATAATCTTAACATAATCTGCTTTGACATTGCTATTGATACCCTGACTAATGTATATATGAGGTATATGACCGAACATCCCAGCCGCCTTGAAAGAATTATCTTTCAAGAGACTGGTAGAACAGCCAGCTTATGTACTGGCCGGCAACAGAGTCCAGAGGCAGTGCGAATATATGCGACACGAACCCGGTCTTCTTTGGCACTCACAACAGACTCAACACGCCCTAATTTCCAGTGTAATGGCGGTGTGTTGTCCATAGAATGTTGGCCAGAATTGCTGTTTAACAGCTGTGATCTGCTCGTAACGATCCAAGTTGGAGATGTTGTTGGTGATAATCTCACGCTCGGGCAAAGCGCGCGGTGCATCTCCATTGAGAAAGTGTCCTGCTGTGAGAGCGCTGAAGTCGTTGGGATCAGATGATAGCGGTGACAGCGGGCGAGAGTTGAGTACTGCTTCTATCTCAACGACTGCGGTGTTCAGTTCCTCAAAGGTGAACCGGCTGTTAGAAAGGGTACGCACCAGCAGACTCTGCGTTCTTGACAGCGGCCTCCCAAAGACCGCCAAAGTGTGGAGCCCTAGGTGGAATGAAATGAAAGGTTATCTCTTCAGAGGAACAATATGATAGGATAGCATCTTGAGTGCTAGTGCTGAACATGAACTTCTTTAACTCGAGTAGCTTGTTAGATGCTCCGACAAAATTTGTGGCGTTGTCACAATAGATGTGCGATACTGGTCCACGACGGGCAACCATGCGTTTCAACGATTCCAAAAACTTATTCGTTGAAAGGTCTGACACGATTTCAATGTGAACGGCCTTTACGGCCATGCAGATATATATGGCGATATAGGATTTCGTGGGACCCTTGCCACGTATTCGAAGATAGGTGTTCACTGGACCGCAGAAGTCGACTCCAACGTGGCGAAATGGCTTGTCTGTGGATAAGCGCTCAAGTGGCAGGGAACCCATGACTTGACGAAGTAGAACTGGACGATATCTGACACAGTGTACACAAGAACGAACAATGCTGCGTGCTAAAGCTTTTGCGTTTATGACCCAGAAGCCGCAGTCCTGCATGGTAATTGCCCAAATGAAGATGCCGAGCATAATTGTGGAAAAAATGCGATTCCTTGGGAACAAGCAAAGCATGCCTTTGACGAGAGGGGATATCTGCATGCTCGAGTCCTTCGCCAACCTTAATGAGCTCGTATCCAAAAGAGTCATCTATGAAGGAGCTTAGAAATTTTAGATTGCTTTTCAAATCTCTTTGTTTCCTTAGCAATTGCAAATCTTCCTTAAAATAGTGCTGTTTAATGATCCTGATGATGCAGTGCAACGCGTGGAGAAGTTCTTCTGGGCATGGCGGCGAACTTTCGACAGGGTGTTCTTTTTTGGCAATATAGTAAAACCGGAAGCGCCCGAATGTATGAACTAGTTCCGTTGAGCCAGTCCAGAATAGAATTACTTTCGATAATTGCAGCAAATGTAGACTTCCGTTTTTCAGCATCGATGATGTTCATGTCCAAATCATTGTCGAATTGTTGGCAGGGCTCATTAGCTGGGCATCCACGTGACACGATGTCAGCAGGGTTCAATTTTGACGGTACATGTCTCCACTTTCCATCTGTTGTTTGATCTTGTATAATGGATACTCTATTTCCAACAAATGTCGACAAGAGTGTTGTTGCAGCCAGTGCAAGACAATCTGCGAATCAGACCAGAAATGCGCGCTGTGCGGCTTGCCGATGAATATGTTTTTGACAGTTGTATATAACTTACTCAGAAGTTGAGCTCCGCTTAACTCTAATCGAGGAAGCGTCAGCTTCTTGATAGAAGCCACCCGAGATTTAGCAGTcagaagctgaagctggacaTTGCCATACGAGTCCGTGGAACGCACATATAC from Drosophila virilis strain 15010-1051.87 unplaced genomic scaffold, Dvir_AGI_RSII-ME tig00001507, whole genome shotgun sequence carries:
- the LOC138911541 gene encoding uncharacterized protein; its protein translation is MGSLPLERLSTDKPFRHVGVDFCGPVNTYLRIRGKGPTKSYIAIYICMAVKAVHIEIVSDLSTNKFLESLKRMVARRGPVSHIYCDNATNFVGASNKLLELKKFMFSTSTQDAILSYCSSEEITFHFIPPRAPHFGGLWEAAVKNAESAVVEIEAVLNSRPLSPLSSDPNDFSALTAGHFLNGDAPRALPEREIITNNISNLDRYEQITAVKQQFWPTFYGQHTAITLEIRAC